Proteins encoded in a region of the Solanum dulcamara chromosome 9, daSolDulc1.2, whole genome shotgun sequence genome:
- the LOC129903359 gene encoding probable leucine-rich repeat receptor-like protein kinase At1g35710: MIPRIFYFLQFFTLFTVTFASTEEATALLKWKATFLNQNNSLLASWTLSTDSCRDWYGVMCFNGRINRLNNSVVGTLYDFPFSSLPFLQYVDLSMNQFSGIIPPAIGNLTNLVYLDLSSNKFSGKIPPQIVSLSHSKLSGSIPAEIGKIKSLENLFLQSNNLSDLPGLKLLYLHSNQLSGPIPTELGNLKNLNDMKLSHNQLSGSIPTTLGDLIGLKILYLHSNQLSGPIPSELGNLKNLNDMELSHNQLSGSIPTTLGDLIGLKILYLQSNQLSGPIPSELGNLKNLNDMKLSHNQLSGSIPTTLGDLTELEIMYLHSNNVLVPFLVSWGI; this comes from the coding sequence ATGATTCCCagaatattttatttccttcaGTTTTTCACTCTCTTCACTGTTACTTTTGCTTCCACTGAGGAAGCAACTGCTCTCCTCAAATGGAAAGCAACTTTCCTAAACCAAAATAATTCCTTATTGGCTTCATGGACACTAAGTACTGATTCATGCAGGGATTGGTATGGAGTTATGTGCTTTAATGGTCGGATAAACAGGCTGAATAATAGTGTTGTTGGTACACTCTATGATTTTCCATTTTCATCTCTCCCGTTTCTTCAATATGTTGATCTTAGCATGAACCAGTTTTCTGGTATCATCCCCCCTGCAATAGGAAACCTCACTAATCTTGTCTATCTTGACTTGTCGTCTAATAAGTTTTCAGGCAAAATCCCACCTCAAATCGTCTCACTATCCCATAGTAAACTTTCTGGTTCAATTCCTGCAGAAATAGGGAAAATAAAGTCACTTGAGAATTTATTTTTACAGAGTAATAATCTTTCTGATTTGCCTGGACTAAAACTTCTGTACCTTCATTCTAACCAACTTTCTGGTCCCATTCCTACTGAGTTGGGGAATTTGAAAAATCTCAATGATATGAAGCTATCCCATAATCAGCTCAGTGGTTCAATTCCAACCACTTTAGGCGATTTAATTGGCCTCAAAATTCTGTACCTTCATTCTAACCAACTTTCTGGTCCCATTCCTAGTGAGTTGGGGAATTTGAAAAACCTCAATGATATGGAGCTATCCCATAATCAGCTTAGTGGTTCAATTCCAACCACTTTAGGCGATTTAATTGGCCTCAAAATTCTGTACCTTCAGTCTAACCAACTTTCTGGTCCCATTCCTAGTGAGTTGGGGAATTTGAAAAACCTCAATGATATGAAGTTATCCCATAATCAGCTTAGTGGTTCAATTCCAACCACTTTAGGCGATTTAACAGAGCTTGAAATTATGTACCTTCATTCTAACAACGTTCTGGTCCCATTCCTAGTGAGTTGGGGAATTTGA
- the LOC129903358 gene encoding MDIS1-interacting receptor like kinase 2-like, whose amino-acid sequence MELSHNHLSGSIPTTLGDLIGLKILYLQSNQLSGPIPSELGNLKNLNDMELSHNQLSGSIPTTLGDLTRLKIMYLYSNQLSGPIPSELGNLKNLNDMSLSHNQLSGSIPTTLGDLTELETLQLNSNQLSGPIPNELAYLDHLVFLSMSYNDFSGQLPERLCQGGKLVNLTVNSNNLTGPIPRSLSKCSSLKRVRFDNNSFSGNLSDAFGIHPELVFIDLSDNDFHGELSSNWGKCKNLTDLRIARNNIGGSIPPEIGNIKGLLGLDLSSNHLIGQIPKEFGKLTSLVNLFVQNNYISGNIPRELGSLIKLESLDLSDNRLNGSIPTFIGDFMHLFQLNLSNNKFGQRIPMEIGRITQLNVLDLSHNLLVGDMPPQLANLKVLVNLNLSHNGLSGRIPEELESLTGLQDVVLSYNELEGSIPNNKAFMNASLEGNKGLCGNVTGLQPCKRPSSVVKKHSLAKGRKLILITVLPVMGALVLLCVFIGVLFMCDKRRKVGDVERRDDGWLSISMLDGKALYRDILNATEEFDAKFCIGQGGHGSAYKVNLPSLGNIAVKRLHSSFENTHPKSFMNEVRALTGIKHRNIVNLYGYCSNAHHSFLVYEYVERGSLSSILSNEVESKKLDWLKRVNIIKGVAFALSYMHQDCSPPIVHRDISSSNVLLDSEYEARVSDFGIAKLLKPDSSNCTTLAGTYGYVAPELAYTMKVTQMCDVYSFGVLSLEIIKGKHLGEYITVLANSSIIDHEQLSDLLDERLPYPADRVKEVLFFIIKLACSCLLETPKSRPTMHFISHKLSSMDARPHTRQRNPHVRRAT is encoded by the exons ATGGAGCTATCCCATAATCACCTTAGTGGTTCAATTCCAACCACTTTAGGCGATTTAATTGGCCTCAAAATTCTGTACCTTCAGTCTAACCAACTTTCTGGTCCCATTCCTAGTGAGTTGGGGAATTTGAAAAACCTCAATGATATGGAGCTATCCCATAATCAGCTTAGTGGTTCAATTCCAACCACTTTAGGCGATTTAACTCGCCTCAAAATTATGTACCTTTATTCTAACCAACTTTCTGGTCCCATTCCTAGTGAGTTGGGGAATTTGAAAAACCTCAATGATATGTCGCTATCCCATAATCAGCTTAGTGGTTCAATTCCAACCACTTTAGGCGATTTAACGGAGCTTGAAACTCTACAACTTAATTCTAACCAACTTTCTGGTCCCATTCCAAACGAACTTGCATATTTGGATCACTTGGTTTTCCTGTCAATGTCTTACAATGACTTTTCAGGCCAGTTGCCAGAGCGGCTTTGCCAAGGTGGGAAACTTGTGAACTTAACAGTCAATAGTAACAATCTTACAGGGCCAATCCCAAGAAGCTTGAGCAAGTGTTCGAGTTTGAAAAGGGTTCGCTTCGATAACAACAGTTTTAGTGGGAATTTATCTGATGCTTTTGGCATCCATCCAGAGCTTGTGTTCATTGATTTGAGTGACAATGATTTTCATGGTGAACTCAGCAGCAACTGGGGGAAATGCAAAAATTTGACTGATCTGCGGATAGCCAGAAACAACATTGGTGGCAGCATACCACCAGAAATTGGAAACATCAAAGGGCTTCTAGGACTAGATCTTTCATCGAATCATTTGATTGGGCAGATTCCAAAGGAATTTGGAAAATTAACCTCTCTGGTTAATCTTTTTGTGCAAAACAACTATATTTCAGGCAATATACCTCGGGAACTTGGGTCACTGATAAAGTTAGAGTCCCTCGATCTGTCAGACAACAGATTGAATGGGTCGATCCCAACGTTTATAGGAGATTTCATGCACTTGTTTCAGTTGAACCTGAGCAACAACAAGTTTGGCCAGAGAATTCCAATGGAGATAGGGAGGATAACTCAGCTTAATGTACTTGATTTGAGCCATAATCTTCTGGTTGGAGATATGCCCCCTCAGTTAGCCAATTTGAAGGTGTTGGTAAACTTAAATCTTTCCCACAATGGCCTATCTGGGCGCATTCCGGAAGAACTCGAAAGTTTGACTGGTTTGCAGGATGTCGTATTGTCATACAATGAGTTGGAGGGTTCAATCCCTAATAATAAAGCTTTTATGAATGCTTCATTGGAAGGTAATAAAGGTCTTTGCGGCAATGTAACTGGACTTCAGCCCTGCAAAAGGCCATCTTCTGTGGTGAAGAAGCACTCATTGGCGAAGGGACGCAAACTCATCCTCATCACTGTACTTCCTGTTATGGGAGCACTAGTTCTACTCTGTGTTTTCATTGGTGTTCTGTTTATGTGTGATAAAAGAAGGAAAGTTGGAGATGTTGAAAGAAGGGATGATGGTTGGCTTTCAATATCCATGTTAGATGGAAAGGCATTGTACAGGGACATCTTAAACGCCACAGAAGAGTTTGATGCAAAATTTTGCATCGGGCAGGGAGGACACGGAAGCGCTTACAAGGTAAACCTTCCATCATTAGGGAATATAGCTGTGAAGAGACTTCATTCTTCATTTGAGAATACACATCCCAAAAGCTTCATGAATGAAGTAAGGGCATTGACTGGGATCAAGCACCGGAACATTGTGAACCTCTACGGCTATTGTTCGAATGCACATCACTCATTCTTGGTTTATGAGTATGTGGAGAGGGGGAGTTTGTCTAGTATTTTGAGCAATGAAGTTGAGTCCAAGAAATTGGATTGGCTTAAAAGGGTGAATATCATCAAAGGTGTTGCTTTTGCTTTATCTTACATGCACCAGGATTGTTCACCACCAATTGTTCATCGAGACATATCAAGCAGTAATGTTTTGCTTGACTCCGAGTATGAAGCTCGTGTTTCAGATTTTGGCATAGCTAAGCTTCTCAAGCCAGACTCATCCAACTGCACTACGCTAGCAGGCACATATGGCTATGTTGCACCTG AGCTTGCATATACTATGAAGGTTACGCAAATGTGTGATGTGTATAGCTTTGGAGTATTATCATTGGAGATAATCAAAGGAAAGCATCTTGGGGAATACATTACTGTGCTAGCAAATTCATCGATTATAGATCATGAGCAGCTTAGCGATTTGCTGGATGAACGTCTTCCATATCCTGCAGATAGAGTAAAAGAGGTTTTGTTTTTTATCATCAAGCTAGCATGCTCTTGTTTGCTTGAAACTCCAAAATCAAGGCCAACAATGCACTTCATATCTCATAAGTTATCATCAATGGATGCACGTCCACATACTCGTCAGAGAAATCCCCATGTAAGGCGAGCTACATAA